In a single window of the Rhizobium tropici CIAT 899 genome:
- a CDS encoding dihydrodipicolinate synthase family protein: MTKKFRGVYTVMITPLDEHGAVDLKALAAFTDWQVRQGIHGLIPLGSTGEFLSLSEDERDGVARTVIETVAGRVPVLIGAGAEDTRECVRLSRKAEAMGADGVMIIPPFYSTPTDDELVHHYRAIASAISIPIMVYNNPATANVDLRPQLVERIAEIDGCDYIKESTLEVTRVRDIIRLTGDNMTVFGGILGFESFVMGAQGWVAVASNIAPGPMARIFELVADEKKIDEARALYLHWLPIIQAVGGQAYVAGSKSLLRHMGFGAGAPRPPRLPLPAEQDAAMKKLVQDFGLKFDA; this comes from the coding sequence ATGACCAAGAAATTTCGCGGTGTCTATACCGTGATGATCACTCCGCTGGACGAGCATGGCGCGGTGGATCTGAAGGCGCTTGCCGCCTTCACCGATTGGCAGGTTCGCCAAGGCATCCACGGATTGATACCGTTGGGGTCGACAGGAGAGTTTCTCTCGCTCAGCGAAGACGAGCGCGATGGCGTTGCACGGACGGTGATCGAAACCGTCGCCGGCCGTGTGCCGGTTCTGATCGGCGCCGGTGCCGAGGACACGCGCGAATGCGTTCGTCTGAGCCGTAAGGCAGAAGCGATGGGCGCCGACGGCGTGATGATTATTCCACCCTTCTATTCGACCCCGACCGACGACGAACTGGTGCATCACTATCGCGCCATTGCGTCGGCGATCTCCATTCCGATCATGGTCTACAACAATCCCGCAACGGCCAACGTCGACTTGAGGCCGCAGCTCGTCGAGCGCATCGCCGAAATCGACGGCTGCGACTACATCAAGGAGTCGACGCTGGAGGTGACGCGGGTGCGTGATATCATCCGGCTTACCGGCGACAATATGACGGTCTTCGGCGGCATTCTCGGCTTCGAATCCTTCGTCATGGGCGCCCAGGGCTGGGTGGCGGTCGCCTCCAATATTGCACCAGGGCCGATGGCACGCATTTTCGAGCTTGTGGCCGACGAAAAGAAGATCGACGAGGCCCGCGCCCTTTATCTGCACTGGCTGCCGATCATTCAGGCGGTCGGCGGGCAGGCCTATGTCGCCGGTTCGAAATCGTTGTTGCGGCACATGGGTTTTGGCGCCGGTGCGCCGCGTCCGCCCCGTCTGCCTTTACCTGCCGAACAGGATGCAGCCATGAAAAAACTGGTTCAGGATTTCGGCCTGAAATTCGACGCCTGA
- a CDS encoding DUF3830 family protein, whose amino-acid sequence MKLKITAGPFEFDAMLETAKAPKTCEAFLKEMPFEGKIVHVRWSGEGVWIPLGERDFGVSYENHTSHPAPGQIILYPGGISETEVLLAYGGVDFSSKMGQLAGNHFITVTSNLEKLAELGRLTLWEGAQKIRFEAADG is encoded by the coding sequence ATGAAGCTGAAGATCACTGCCGGCCCGTTTGAATTCGATGCCATGCTGGAGACGGCGAAGGCGCCCAAGACCTGCGAGGCCTTCCTGAAGGAGATGCCTTTCGAAGGAAAAATCGTACACGTACGCTGGTCGGGTGAGGGCGTGTGGATTCCGCTCGGGGAGCGAGATTTCGGTGTATCTTACGAGAACCATACCAGCCACCCTGCCCCCGGCCAGATCATTCTTTATCCCGGCGGCATCAGCGAAACAGAAGTCCTGCTTGCCTATGGCGGCGTTGATTTCTCGTCAAAGATGGGGCAGCTCGCCGGAAATCATTTCATCACTGTCACATCCAATCTTGAGAAGCTTGCCGAGCTCGGTCGGCTCACTCTCTGGGAAGGAGCGCAAAAAATTCGGTTTGAAGCGGCCGACGGCTGA
- a CDS encoding maleate cis-trans isomerase family protein: protein MLTPSSNTVLEPVTMQMLQNLPDVTAHFSRFRVTAIGLDAALLSQFDDRPMMTAAELLADAKVDVIVWNGTSAGWLGLDSDRRLCERITKATGVKASTSVLALFDVMRKRNETRIGLVSPYTDDVQAAIVKSFANEGVDIICERHLGIRDNFSFSQVSPQVITSMVADLAAAQPDSIAVFCTNLAGAPLVDQLEKTCDIAIHDSVATAIYGALSAVEYDRTRISGFGKMFSGRP from the coding sequence ATGCTGACGCCATCCTCCAACACCGTTCTCGAACCTGTAACAATGCAGATGCTTCAGAATCTGCCCGATGTTACGGCGCATTTCTCCCGGTTCCGGGTGACCGCGATCGGGCTTGACGCCGCGCTTCTCAGCCAGTTCGACGACCGCCCGATGATGACGGCTGCAGAACTGCTTGCCGATGCCAAGGTTGATGTCATCGTCTGGAACGGCACCAGTGCCGGCTGGCTCGGCCTCGATAGCGATCGTCGCTTGTGTGAACGCATCACCAAGGCAACGGGCGTGAAGGCGTCGACATCGGTGCTTGCCCTCTTCGACGTAATGCGTAAGCGAAATGAGACCAGGATCGGACTGGTCTCCCCATATACCGACGACGTCCAGGCTGCGATCGTGAAGTCCTTCGCAAATGAAGGTGTAGACATCATCTGCGAAAGGCATCTGGGTATCAGAGACAACTTCAGCTTCAGTCAGGTTTCGCCCCAGGTGATTACCAGCATGGTTGCCGATCTCGCAGCCGCGCAGCCGGACTCGATCGCAGTCTTCTGCACCAATCTCGCCGGCGCCCCCCTCGTCGATCAGCTTGAAAAGACCTGCGACATCGCGATCCATGACAGCGTGGCGACGGCGATCTACGGTGCTTTGTCGGCAGTCGAGTACGACCGCACACGCATTTCCGGTTTTGGCAAGATGTTCTCTGGCAGACCCTAG
- a CDS encoding amino acid ABC transporter ATP-binding protein: MIEINGVSKFYGTSQVLKNCSVKVERGEIVVVCGPSGSGKSTLIKCVNGLEPFQEGSIQVHGIEVGDPKTDLPNLRTRIGMVFQNFELFAHLSILDNIMLAQKIVLGRSPTMAEAKAMQLLDRVGLIDHAKKFPSQLSGGQQQRVAIARALAMDPLAMLFDEPTSALDPEMVSEVLDVMTGLARDGMTMMVVTHEMGFARRVATRVIFIDQGEIVEDRPSEEFFTASHNPRTEAFLGKILRH, encoded by the coding sequence ATGATCGAGATCAATGGCGTCTCCAAATTCTACGGCACCTCTCAGGTCCTGAAGAACTGCAGCGTCAAGGTTGAGCGCGGCGAGATCGTCGTGGTGTGCGGCCCATCCGGTTCGGGCAAGTCGACCTTGATCAAATGCGTCAACGGCTTGGAGCCCTTCCAGGAGGGGTCCATCCAGGTGCACGGGATCGAGGTGGGCGATCCGAAAACAGATCTGCCGAACCTGCGCACGCGCATCGGCATGGTCTTCCAGAATTTCGAACTCTTCGCGCATCTCAGCATCCTCGACAACATCATGCTGGCGCAGAAGATTGTGCTCGGACGCAGCCCGACGATGGCCGAAGCCAAGGCCATGCAACTGCTTGATCGTGTCGGCCTGATCGATCATGCGAAGAAGTTTCCGAGCCAGCTTTCCGGTGGCCAGCAGCAGCGCGTGGCCATTGCGCGCGCGCTCGCCATGGACCCTCTCGCGATGCTGTTCGACGAGCCGACGTCCGCGCTTGACCCGGAAATGGTGTCTGAAGTGCTTGACGTCATGACAGGCCTGGCAAGAGACGGAATGACGATGATGGTGGTGACCCATGAGATGGGCTTTGCCCGCCGCGTGGCCACCCGCGTCATCTTCATCGATCAAGGCGAGATCGTCGAGGATCGGCCGAGTGAAGAATTCTTCACCGCTAGTCACAATCCGAGAACGGAAGCCTTCCTCGGCAAGATACTCCGGCATTGA
- a CDS encoding FAD-dependent oxidoreductase: protein MPFVSPAPRSAAESTIEFFVDGRSLHAERGMTIAAAIEASGQHGFSRGLKGEARGLFCGMGACHDCLVTVDGKVSQRACMTAVTAGMNVHRPSSRPAIASGEIADLCNVPKSIATIEMDLLVIGAGPAGLAAAEAAASAGAKVTIVDERRIAGGQYYKQPATSSAAARLKHDAQAREGLDLIRTAGEAGVTLIGETVVWGAENGEGGAIIACYNPSDAFYCKPRMIVIATGAYERPYPVPGWTHAGVMTTGAAQTLLRSYGTVPRGRILIAGNGPLNIQVANEIHRAGGTVMALVEAAASPWSKPFEALSLLKLGGGLAVYGARQLAALQAAGISLHWESKIISIHGSARVEAVTISGPTGDRKLHADTVLIGGGFASSNELSRLLGCGHEVAGGELVVTSGDDGETTLSHIHVVGEAARFGGAHIARAQGRLAGLAVARKLGLGGTPDREAERRLARHRAFQASLWTTFKPTTVDRDEAFTDETIICRCEGITAGTLKAIITKGAADIATLKRLSRAGMGRCQSRYCGHMLAKIADERHSTGETHGFLAPQMPLRPIPLAALAVEKPEWGGHRRAMLPEKQPLQSAEPLPFSQTSTLVIGAGIAGLSTALFLAREGEEVAVVERGFVNSLASGGNAGSLHAQLLSFDHGVRAEGGGGPAAQTLPLQRDSIALWAALQQELGRDFEMKVTGGLMVAETEAHMRFLAEKVAVEQRAGIDCRLIDRDELRTLEPGLSPAFLGAAYCPQEGKINPLVATQHILEAARAKSARLIEKCEVAAIAAVASGFEVATSRGIIRAKRIVNAAGAFSSRIGAMLGLDIPVFGAPLQMVVTEAAAPLITCLVAHADRHLTLKQASNGNFIIGGGWTAGLDPVHQHPRPLLSGLEGNLWVAQHVVPALRKLHIIRSWAAMNINIDGAPILGEHPLQPGFFNAVTSNGYTLGPLVGQLTAQIVLGRETGRALQPFSITRFTKGRS, encoded by the coding sequence ATGCCGTTCGTGTCACCCGCTCCTCGATCCGCAGCAGAGTCCACCATCGAATTCTTCGTCGATGGCCGTTCTCTTCATGCCGAGCGTGGCATGACGATTGCTGCGGCGATCGAGGCCAGTGGGCAGCATGGTTTCTCACGCGGATTGAAAGGCGAGGCGCGCGGGCTTTTTTGCGGGATGGGCGCCTGTCATGATTGTCTCGTGACCGTCGACGGTAAGGTTAGTCAGCGTGCCTGCATGACGGCCGTTACGGCTGGCATGAACGTCCACAGGCCATCTTCGCGGCCGGCTATCGCGTCCGGGGAAATTGCAGATCTCTGTAATGTCCCGAAGTCTATCGCAACCATCGAGATGGATTTGCTGGTCATCGGCGCGGGGCCGGCCGGCCTTGCCGCTGCGGAAGCGGCTGCAAGCGCCGGTGCGAAGGTCACGATCGTTGATGAACGCAGGATTGCAGGCGGCCAATACTATAAGCAGCCTGCGACGTCATCGGCTGCGGCGCGGTTGAAACATGATGCACAGGCCCGTGAAGGACTGGATCTGATCCGAACTGCCGGAGAGGCAGGAGTGACCTTGATCGGGGAAACGGTTGTCTGGGGCGCTGAAAACGGTGAAGGCGGCGCCATCATTGCCTGCTACAACCCCTCGGACGCATTCTATTGCAAGCCTCGCATGATTGTGATCGCAACCGGTGCCTACGAGCGGCCGTACCCGGTGCCGGGCTGGACGCATGCAGGCGTCATGACCACCGGGGCAGCGCAAACCCTCCTCAGAAGCTACGGCACAGTGCCTCGCGGCAGGATCCTTATCGCCGGTAACGGTCCCCTCAATATCCAGGTCGCCAATGAGATCCACAGGGCGGGCGGCACGGTGATGGCTTTGGTTGAAGCCGCAGCGTCGCCGTGGTCGAAGCCTTTCGAGGCTTTGAGCTTGCTGAAGCTAGGTGGCGGCCTTGCCGTTTACGGCGCGCGGCAGCTCGCGGCTTTGCAGGCGGCCGGCATCTCGCTCCATTGGGAAAGCAAGATCATTTCAATCCATGGTTCCGCTCGCGTCGAGGCAGTCACCATATCCGGCCCAACGGGTGACAGGAAGCTGCATGCCGATACCGTCCTTATCGGCGGCGGCTTTGCTTCCTCGAATGAGCTTTCCCGTCTCCTCGGTTGCGGTCACGAAGTTGCCGGCGGCGAGCTGGTGGTTACGAGTGGCGACGATGGCGAGACTACGCTTTCTCACATCCACGTCGTTGGCGAGGCCGCGCGTTTCGGTGGCGCTCATATCGCCAGAGCACAAGGCCGGCTGGCCGGGCTCGCGGTCGCGCGCAAACTGGGTCTTGGCGGCACACCTGATCGTGAAGCCGAACGCAGGCTTGCCCGCCATCGCGCCTTCCAGGCCAGTCTCTGGACGACTTTCAAGCCGACAACCGTTGATCGAGACGAGGCGTTTACCGACGAGACGATCATCTGTCGCTGTGAAGGTATAACGGCCGGTACGCTAAAGGCGATCATTACGAAGGGCGCAGCGGATATCGCCACGTTGAAGCGACTTTCGCGTGCTGGGATGGGGCGCTGCCAAAGCCGCTACTGTGGTCATATGCTGGCTAAGATCGCAGATGAGAGACACAGCACTGGAGAGACCCACGGGTTTCTGGCGCCGCAAATGCCATTGCGTCCCATTCCTCTGGCCGCCCTTGCCGTTGAAAAGCCCGAATGGGGAGGACACAGGCGGGCCATGCTGCCCGAGAAGCAGCCATTGCAGTCGGCCGAGCCTCTGCCGTTCTCGCAAACATCGACCTTGGTGATCGGGGCAGGGATCGCCGGTCTGTCGACGGCGCTTTTCCTTGCGCGGGAAGGCGAGGAGGTTGCGGTTGTCGAGCGTGGCTTTGTCAATTCGCTTGCCTCCGGCGGAAATGCCGGCAGCCTGCATGCGCAGCTTCTATCCTTCGACCATGGCGTGCGCGCGGAAGGCGGCGGTGGGCCGGCGGCGCAAACGCTGCCTCTGCAGCGGGATTCCATCGCCCTTTGGGCCGCCTTGCAGCAGGAGCTTGGTCGCGATTTCGAGATGAAGGTAACCGGTGGCCTGATGGTTGCCGAGACCGAGGCGCATATGCGTTTTCTTGCCGAAAAGGTCGCTGTCGAGCAGCGCGCCGGCATTGATTGCCGGCTGATCGATCGAGACGAGTTGCGCACTCTGGAGCCGGGACTATCGCCGGCCTTCCTTGGCGCCGCCTATTGTCCGCAGGAGGGCAAGATCAATCCGCTCGTTGCCACCCAACATATCCTCGAAGCCGCGCGCGCAAAAAGTGCGCGCCTCATCGAAAAATGCGAGGTTGCCGCCATTGCGGCGGTCGCGTCCGGTTTCGAGGTGGCGACATCGCGCGGCATCATCAGGGCGAAACGCATCGTCAATGCGGCCGGTGCCTTTTCTTCGCGCATCGGTGCTATGCTCGGCCTCGACATTCCCGTCTTCGGCGCACCGCTGCAGATGGTCGTCACGGAGGCGGCTGCCCCATTGATAACCTGCCTCGTTGCTCATGCCGATCGCCATCTGACATTGAAGCAGGCAAGCAACGGCAACTTCATCATCGGCGGCGGCTGGACGGCTGGTCTTGATCCGGTGCATCAGCATCCCCGGCCGCTGCTGTCTGGCCTCGAGGGTAATCTCTGGGTGGCCCAGCATGTGGTTCCGGCGCTGCGCAAGCTGCATATCATCCGCAGCTGGGCTGCCATGAACATCAATATCGATGGCGCGCCGATCCTCGGCGAACATCCGCTGCAACCCGGCTTTTTCAACGCCGTGACCTCCAACGGCTATACGCTCGGCCCCCTGGTCGGCCAGCTTACCGCCCAGATCGTCCTTGGCCGCGAGACCGGCAGGGCGCTGCAACCCTTTTCCATCACTCGTTTTACGAAAGGCCGCTCATGA